The Vicia villosa cultivar HV-30 ecotype Madison, WI unplaced genomic scaffold, Vvil1.0 ctg.001135F_1_1, whole genome shotgun sequence genomic sequence ttattattataaataaaaaataattatttaaatttaataaacaataatgttttttttatatcgGCCCCTCATGATTTTCGGTTTGATTCCATCAAAGAGAAGGAGGATAATAGGAAAAATTCTCCCGAGGACACTTTGGAACATTAAAGTTGAGGATTTTTCTTCCACGAGGATGGCTGGATAGGGATGAAGGAAAAGTTTCTTTGATGACATTTTAAGGCGAGGATCAGGAAAGTACTCGCAGCCCTGTAGATTCCTTTACCCCGgccatattatttaacttttatgttttatataatatataatatataatatataatatataattatataattttacataaaaatattaatgtattagaaaatgaagagtcacattttattttcatgttttattGTATAATGTATTGTTTCACTTAGAAAACTACACCCAATACATATAATATATACACAGTCTCATCCTTTTCTTTTCTCAATAATCTTTATCTCCTCCATTCATTATCTTCTCTGTATACAGCATCACCACAACTACCACTCTCCTTTATTCATTTGCTAATGATAATTACAATTCAAATTCCCTTTATTTCCACTAGTAACATGTTTTTCATTCAATTAATAAATTAGTAATTATAAATTTGCCACactcacacataatcaaccacttgcgtCGGACAACAGCGGTACTGTGGTAGTACTTAGCAGAAGCATGATAGcaacaaaatcaattaatatttattattttgtttttacagAAAAATATATTAGCAACAAGTGGGGATAGAGATGGGAAAAAATatggaaatttctttccctacctccctcttttcttggtcacctctggtgaaaaacccaaaataccctcacttcggaaatgcatttccgaaacgttttttttttcaaaatttgtcttatttcggaaatgcatttccgaaaacaccccttttttggattttcggagatgcatttccgaaaacaccttttttttgggaggggttgtcttcggagatgcatatccgaaatattccaagaccaaattggtcttggaatgtttcggatatacatttccgaaagaattcaataattattaaaaaattaaaatcaaggtgaatcaatacaattaatagatataaaattaaggtgaatcaataaaatgaaggtgaatcaataaaatcaaggtgaatcaaaatttcctaaacaattttaaagttcaaaattatttttaacttatataaatcaaaaacattttaattccataagtaaattttgaattatatagaattaaatatacaatttattcatcaaataaaattaagacaaaatctttttttaatttttttaaactaaataaaaaattataactcatttttaattatgaatcagaatagaaatatataataataattattaattttgtaagtgaaatatataaatatataataattaatatataaatatataaatatataaatatataaatatataaatatataaatatacaataattattataaattaaaacactcatttttttaatttttataattattatataaatatataaatatatttataattaatatataataattattatataaatatataaatatataaatatataataatttttataaatatataataattattataattattatataaatatataaattaaaacactcattttttaatttttttgtaaatacataataattattataaatatataaatatataaataaaaaattataactcattttgtaagtgaaattattttagtttttttaattaaaattattttaaatgttaaaatatgaatcaaaatagaaatatataataattattattcataactcataaattatatcaaaatatataataattattattattcattactcataaattatatcaaatttatgatatatgaattaattaatatcctacaattaatttttggaatttttagattttttttttcttttttcggagatgcatctccgaattaatcaaaatcccaatttttgggattttttcggaaatccacttccgaagtctggaaaaatttagaaaaagaaTATTGCAGGGGTAAAGTAGGGTTTTCGCtaggggtgaccccatagggaggtgggtaaagaaaaaaccaaaaatatttctCCGTAGCAGAGATTTGGaatggaaatgaaaaataaattgggAGGTGGACCGGAAATTGGGAACCATCCGAACATTCTTTGTTTCGATGACATCCTTAATTCCACTAGCTAATAGAAAAAAAagcattaattttattttaatattatcaaTCAACAATAATGAGTAAATGTCAATACATGTTGGTTTAGTTGAATGATTTCACATTTGAATCAATCAAAAATGATTCTTTAATGTtgagattttaattaatttgaatagAATTGATTATACGTTTTAGGGTAGATTCtactttaaaaaaatgatttgtaactttttagttaaaatattatttttatactaAACTTTATTGTTATAATCACTTTTACAAATATTTAtccatataaaattattttactttcAACTCATTTTTAAACATAATCAATTATACATTATAAATTGATCCAAAATCATCTCAACTTCAAAGTCATCTCAACTTACTAAACTTCAAACTCATCTCAACTTTTTATGCTTAAAAAAAGAGACATGAGAGAAggaattgtttttttttagtttgtcAAAGTATAAGGGAGGGAGGCTATAAACTAGGGGATTCTTAGCTGGAGAGATTGCCCAATAACTTATGGTTCTTAGATAAGTATATATGGACAAACCAAGCGAGAGAGATGCCTTTTGATGGCTATACATGATTGGCATTGACCTACTTGTCCAAACTCTCTTTGGAAACTTTACTTTTTTCTGTCCCACATTTGGGATTATTATACAACACCACACCTTCCCAAACCCAAATACCAATGTGTGTTCACATTATTTTACACACTGTCTCTGTCTCCACTCTCCCACACTTTTAACAAATAATAGACACCACTTGTGGATATAATAGCTAgccattgcaatgcaactatacaACACACACTATGATTCACATTTTGGTTCTCATGTGACAACAACGAACACATACTAGTTAAATATAAATGAACAACGACGAGAATATCAGATTTGAAAGTACCATTTCTCACTTGTTTGTTACCCCTCTCCAagcttaattatttttaacttctACATATGAAGTAGCTTCTAATTTGTCTTCTTTTATCAATTCTTCCAAAATAACTATATGTTTTGCTtgataaaataagtgattatctatCTTGATACGATACAAAACATAGTCAAAGCATTTAAACTTCTTTCAAATCCTATGCTGACATTGAATACACATTTTCTTATTCGTAAAATTGAAAGATTATATTACATTACACAAATTTGACCGTGGGGATTAACAACAATGtcaactaaaataaataatatttaataaaaataactcTTTAGGTTAGaaaataacaatttaattttgtAGAAGAAATTGTTATACTAAATTACAAATGAGTTAAAAAGAAAATACAATAATTAAGTATTATCCCACTAAGCATGATCAACTACATGGATTAACTTTTGTCATAATACTTATCAAAGACCATGCTTCTATCCAAGTCATTAATCTCAAAATCTTCCTTAATAGCTTCTCTTGATAGTATTTCTTGATTTCCCGCTTCTTCTAATTGTTTGTCTTCTTTTCATCTGATCTACCCTCCTTACTACAGAATCTACTGGTCTTCTCTTTACATGCTAAAACCACCcaagtctattttccaccatcttctcCACTATAGATGCTACCCCGacactctctctaatattttcatttctaattttatctTGTCGAGTCTTACAATACACCTAACGCAACGTTGACATCTTTGCTAAACTTACTTTATTCTCAGTTGGTTCTTAATCGTCCAATATTATATCACGTACAAAATCACATGTCTTACTGCAGTCCGATAAAACTTTCCCTTCAACCTGAGTGGTACCTTTGTATCACATAAAATACCTTATGCCCTTCTCCATTTCAACCACCCAACTTTAATTCAATGGTTTATATACTCCTtctatttctccatcattttgtATTACAAACTCAAGATATTAAAACTGTGTGACTTGAGGGATAATATGGTCTCCAACTTTCACCTTTTGGTTATAAATGctttttcttttgttgaacttacaTTTCATATACTCCGTCTTACTTCTGCTTAGGTGAAAACCATACGTTTCTAAAGCTCGTCTTCAAGTTTTCAACCTCTCATTTAAATCCTCATTCGAATCTTCAACAATGACTATATCATCTACAAAAAGCATGCCTCTCGGTGTTAGCTCTTGGATGTGTTCCGTGAGTACATCCAAGATTAAGGTAAAAAGGTAAGAGCTAAGGGTTAAACCTTTAAGCAAACCAATTGTaatgaaaaaaattgtatttcctTCCTAAAATTAAACTTTATTTTCTATCTAAATGTTCTCAATCTTTCAAACTTACTTTATATGTTAATCACACAAATATGAGGTGTTTAGAAATATTTCTAAATACTCTGTTCCCAAATTCTAAGAACACAATCTTATGAATTTACCATCATCTATCTAAGATCATACCATTATGAATCTCAAACCCTTCTCTATGACTTAAGCTATAAAATTATGAAGAAATAGACATACATATTTATAACTGTTGAAATCCCACCGACACTTAATGGGTCAAAACACATTTGCATTGTTATATTTGTAAAGGATCTGTCTAGGGCGATGACCATAAGCTTCCCTAGAAAAGGTGACGATCATAACTCCCTCAGGGAGGTACCTCCTCGCCCCTTAGATAATTCCCTATCGCACAATCATGGAAAACATGAGATAAGACGTTTCTTAAGCAAAGAGAAGTCAGGGTCAACACCTGTCCAATGTCTCCTTGAAAATAGGGATTTAACGGTCCACCACTGACTAGGTGGGTGGTGACATTTCCAAGGAAACTCTAGGCTCAAagcctctataaatacctctccacCAACGGGAGAAAGAGGATAAATTTTAACTCATACAGATCATACCACACTATTGTTACCTAACAAAAGTATCACGGTACAAACAGAGCTTTTCACCTCATGTGAGCACGTCTCCTAAACCACCAAAAAACACCACCATACATGGCTTCTCGCCGCCGTGGGCAGACTCAAACCTCATACATCGTAATATACCTTCTAAGGCCCCTGAGTGCCCCTATCCTAGCAGGGGTAACACGCACACCTGTACTTTTTAACCAGTACATGATCTATGAACTAAAATAACGAAATCTAATATATGCGAATCTAGAAAATCAAACTAGAGCTCCCGCCGCATCGGCTCAACCACTAGGCCGACTGTCCTTCTACCACATTGACTCTGTCGTTCGTCAActttcaaattaatttataattttgacAACTTTGAAACATATTTCATTTCGTTTGATCGCTTAAGATTTTATAACATTTTTCGACTGTATCAAGATTaattcaaactttcaaaaattATGTGAGTTGGTCTAGTCTAATGTATCAAGATTAATTCAATCTTTCAAAATTTATGCATTATGCGAGCTGGTCTAGTCTAGTGTTGATATAAGTGGATTTTATTTGTGGTTTTTAGGAGAATCTTAGTCATATAGAATTAAGTGAATTAATTCCGATCCTTATAATTGGGATGCCAGAGTTTTTTGTACTCTTTGTAATCCTATTCATTTATTAAAGAGTGTTTCAAATTGCAATATGTTTTTTTCGATGATTACACGGATCAAGGACGCATGTCTGTCAGATTCATTGGAAAAATTGATACCTTTAATTCAACTGATCTCAAACCATATACTATACATTGATATATCTTCTGTTGTATAGTGCAATTTTTAGCATTTTAAATGGTCCTTCTAACTTATATGCAATATTGGTATAATAAGATAAAATAGAAAtttcatttgtttatttgttgGAAGTACGTAAATATATATTTGGATTCTACATTAGGCTAAAATATAAGATGAGTCCAAATAAGAACCCTGCATTTTGCTTTTCTTGTTCACCATAGGGAGACTAACTTTACAATACTCAAGTCAAGTTTTTCACTTAATTGAGatgataatagtaataataatcacTAGATTAAGACTTGCTCAATATGCGGttgtaaattaatttattttgttttattgaattttaattaaatatgttaagaaTTTGTTTTTGATAAATATGACTATTAAATTTacattataataatttattaggaATTATAATCGAAAAAATGATATGAATTAATTATTTTGGCGAGTCTCGGGAACAAAGCTTGGAAATACCAATGGGGAAACGTTGGGAATCCAAGAGACTTTGATGTTACATATTCATTCAAAACCTTAAGACAATGGATGTAAGAATCACCTCTCTTATAAACCCAACATTTCCTCTATTCATTGTCGATATGGAACTTTAGCACTTTCACATTTGAAACCCAACAATCACCCCCACAAATGTGACTCACCCACATCACTATCATAAATCCACACTAGGATCGACTTCCACCCCCACCGAACCAACCAAACTCTAATACCATTTGTTAGAATTAATTCTATGACGGTCAATTGAATATACATGCTCATAAAGTACAGTATATAATTTAGTGCCGAAACCAGATAGTCATACATGCATGTATATAATTAAAACCTACAAGTTGATTTTAACAATACTTGGATCCATTGAGAAACTTCCTGTTGAGGTAATCCTGAAGGTTAAGATACGAACAAATAGTATCTGATGACTTGTGTGATTCTCCATCAACCGATATTCATAATGTCTTGAATACTCTTCAGATGGAGAGAAGAGAAAAATTGTTTGTGCACGGTATATTGAGGACTATAGTCTATAATTAGAGTGATGACCAATTAGGGTTTCCATTATTCTGAATGTGACATTCATACATCCACTCATATTTGAGCTCAtatccaattaattaattaatttttaaataaaatttaattaatcttttaattttatttgatcacttaattatttaatacatttaatttgataaaatagctaatataattaaaatatataagtcaacataataaatatttattggaatattaaaataatatctataaaatatttcaataaataatatataaaagtatatattttatttgaaaggAAAATACATGCTTATAAATTTGGAGTGACATACGTAATTTAGTTTTaccaatttaaataataataaagtgattttttgttttgttttgattcttATAGATTTTTAGTACTTATCTTTGGCTTAGATATTTAATTTTAAGTCTTtaaatatatgtatttattttttgtgTTGAATAACattaaaagtttatttttaataattatctaATAAAATTTTCAATAACTTTAGAAAATTTATGTCTTTTTTGTCCAACATTAATTGTCTAATGAATAAAtgatagaaaattttctaaagttaaatgatagaaaatatatgtctttttgtttgtctttaatttatttttcggtattatatgaaaaatataataGTGAAATATATTGACACTGTAAGAAATTACtgcatattttattatattttaagatcaacttagggtctgtttggttggaggtagatggaggggaggggaggggaggggaggggatatttgtaaatatatttgtttggttcactttttatgaggggaggggaggggaggggaggggagcaaaatccctcctaaactcactttttgctcccccccaaattggagggatttggaggggagggaagatttatttattaaaattttattatgttCCCTAATTTATCCTCAAATATATTTCCCCTCATGAAATTTCTAGTAGTTATAGATTCTACCCGTATTTTAaggtaaaatttattattaataaattatattccctacataaaaatactaaaatttctaGTATTCATAgattttattgataaaaaaaattatattgtattAGGATTGTGTTGGTGCAATTGATGGAACACATATACGTGTCAAAGTATCTGCAAAAGATGCCCCTAGATATCGCGGTAGGAAAGACTATCCGACACAAAATGTTTTAGCAGCATGTACTTTTGATTTAAAGTTTACTTATGTGCTCGCGGGATGGGAAGGGTCTGCCTCTGACTCTAGAATAATAAAGAATGCATTAACACGTGAAGATAAACTTAAAATTCCTCAAGGTAATACAAGAATAACCTAGACTTATAgttgtttatattatattttaaactatCACATTTATTATTTACCTTTACTATAGGAAAATATTATCTTGTCGATGCTGGATTCATGTTGACAAGTGGCTTAATTACGCCTTATAGAGGAGTTCGGTATCACCTGAAAGAATATTCCGCTAGAAATCCACCCCAAAATTCTAAAGAGTTGTTTAATCTTCGACATTCGTCTTTACGCAATGCAATTGAAAGAGCCTTTGGTGTATTGAAAAAAAGATTTGAGATTTTATCTAATTCAACAGAGCCAAATTATGGAGTCAAAGCtcaaaaattaatcatttttgcaTGTTGCATTCTTCACAATTATCTGATGAGTGTAGACCCGGATGAAGACCTTATAGCAGAAGTAGATGCTGAACTTGCAAATCAAAATGTATCGCATGACAATCATCAAGGTTCAAGAAGTGACAGAGATGAGCTTGCTATGGGCGGGGTTATAAAAGATAGTGTAGCACATCAGATGTggttaaattatcaaaataataatttagcTTAGAGAGTCTaacttatattttataatattatttttatgtttgttgTTCCTTGATGAACTGGTACCAAATTTATTATGATGTTTATTATGTTATTGGAACTTtttgttaattatatttattaacttTGCTGTGTTATAATTGTTCATTTTCATAGTTTATGGAATCGAATAAGCAATTACCAATTAATAATGGTaattctggaactttaacttggAATAGAGCCATGGATGATGCTCTTGTTGATGCTTTTATGCATGAATATGAAAAGGGGAACAAAGTCAACGGTACATTCACTACATCAGCATATGAAAACATTGCAGCTGAACTCCGTGCATTATTTGGGAACAAAATTGACAAGCTGAAGATAAAAAACCGTTggaaaactttgaaaaaaaacTTTACTGAATATTATGACATTTTTAAAGGCGGTATGAGCGGATTTTCTTGGAATTCAACTACACAATTATGGGATGCCGAGTCAGAAGTTTGGGATGCTCTAATTGAGGTAACTTTTGTATGaactttttgtattttaaaatattttattaatcaataattgtataacttttattaatcaataattgtaaaactttcattaatcttatatcttttatttatcaTACTTTTTCAGTCAAAACCAAAAGCATCAAATTGGAGAAATGTACCACTTCCAAATTATGAGAAGATGGTGATACTTTATGGACCTAATCGAGCGGATGGAGAGGAATCTGGTACTTTAAAAGAGACAAGAAAACAAAAGTCATCGGTCACCAATGAAGACTTTGTCGAAACTATTCAAGATATTGATGACCATGTTGCCCGAAATGAGGTGAATTTGGAAAGCTTTGATGTTGGTTACGATTTTTCTGTACCTGAAACACAGTCACCAGATCCGTTAAGTGGGAGTAAAAGGAAGAAAATGAAAGTGGTAAAAAACAAAGATACAAACAACGATATTACTGAACTCCAAGAATCAATTGTCTTGGTTGCAAATGCACTAACCGAAGGAAATGCTGCAATACGAGAAGGAAATGAAATAATGAGAGAGCGCCAGAAATATGAATTGCCTCCAATTTCAGGGGAAGAAACATGGAATTTAATAAAGGAGTGTGGATGTGATGCAAAGTCATTGCCGCAAATATATTGCACTGTAATGAAAGATGCTGACAAACTTAGGATGATTCTCCAGTGTCCACCTGAAGCCCGCAAAGCAGTGATAATGCAAATGGTCTTTGGCTCATCTGATTGATCACTTTATAATAGTTTTATGacttttatgaatattttatttacaat encodes the following:
- the LOC131633561 gene encoding uncharacterized protein LOC131633561 — translated: MTISSTKSMPLGVSSWMCSVSTSKIKVKSSYRFYPYFKDCVGAIDGTHIRVKVSAKDAPRYRGRKDYPTQNVLAACTFDLKFTYVLAGWEGSASDSRIIKNALTREDKLKIPQGKYYLVDAGFMLTSGLITPYRGVRYHLKEYSARNPPQNSKELFNLRHSSLRNAIERAFGVLKKRFEILSNSTEPNYGVKAQKLIIFACCILHNYLMSVDPDEDLIAEVDAELANQNVSHDNHQGSRSDRDELAMGGFMESNKQLPINNGNSGTLTWNRAMDDALVDAFMHEYEKGNKVNGTFTTSAYENIAAELRALFGNKIDKLKIKNRWKTLKKNFTEYYDIFKGGMSGFSWNSTTQLWDAESEVWDALIESKPKASNWRNVPLPNYEKMVILYGPNRADGEESGTLKETRKQKSSVTNEDFVETIQDIDDHVARNEVNLESFDVGYDFSVPETQSPDPLSGSKRKKMKVVKNKDTNNDITELQESIVLVANALTEGNAAIREGNEIMRERQKYELPPISGEETWNLIKECGCDAKSLPQIYCTVMKDADKLRMILQCPPEARKAVIMQMVFGSSD